The Clostridium botulinum BKT015925 genome includes the window TAGAATCCCCTAAAAACTCTAATCTTTCATTTGAGTATATATTTTTATTTTCATTAACAAATGAACTGTGTGTAAGGGCTGTATCTAACAAATTTATATCATTAAACTTAACATTAAGTTTATTTTCTACTTCATTGAGAATGTTTTCTCTATTTTTTTTCATTAAAACCTCTCCTATTACTTATATAAAATTAAAGTCCCGTAACATAACGGGACTTATAACGGTTCCTATTCTTCATCAACATGAGAACTTATATATTCTACTACATCTCCAACTTTAGTTGCTTTTTCAGCATCTTCGTCAGGTATCTCAATATCAAATTCTTCTTCTAACGCCATTATAAGTTCAACTACATCTAATGAGTCAGCACCTAAGTCGTCCACAAATAATGAATCCATATCTATTGTATCCTCATCAAGACCAAGTTGGTCAGCTATAATCTGTTTTACTTTTTCAAAAACCATTCCTTTCACCTCCTATAAGAATTCTACAATATGATAATATTACATAACTTATACATCGTCAATAACAAATATACCTATTTAAATCATTTTTTGTTCTATATGAGTTTTAATTTTTTCAATTATTTTGTTATCATAAAAGTTTATAGCCTGCTTAATAGCATTCTTAAAAGCTCTAGCATCAGAACTTCCATGTG containing:
- the acpP gene encoding acyl carrier protein; its protein translation is MVFEKVKQIIADQLGLDEDTIDMDSLFVDDLGADSLDVVELIMALEEEFDIEIPDEDAEKATKVGDVVEYISSHVDEE